In Devosia beringensis, a single window of DNA contains:
- a CDS encoding DUF1761 domain-containing protein, translating into MLHFAVNWLAVVLATVVAWAFGAAWYMALAKPWLASIGKTADQIDRSDYTPYLWSVLCIFIMAYFLAVLTPALTGATTVANGLLVGAQMWLGFIITAMVLNHRYQGAPWSRTLIDGGYLLGVLLLAGVVIGLFG; encoded by the coding sequence ATGCTGCACTTTGCCGTCAACTGGCTGGCCGTCGTCCTGGCCACCGTCGTCGCCTGGGCCTTTGGCGCCGCCTGGTATATGGCACTGGCCAAGCCCTGGCTGGCCTCCATCGGCAAGACGGCCGACCAGATCGATCGCAGCGACTACACGCCCTATCTGTGGTCGGTGCTGTGCATCTTCATCATGGCCTATTTCCTGGCCGTGCTGACGCCGGCCCTGACCGGGGCGACCACGGTCGCCAATGGCCTGCTGGTCGGCGCACAGATGTGGCTGGGATTCATCATCACCGCCATGGTGCTCAACCACCGCTACCAGGGCGCGCCCTGGTCGCGCACGCTGATCGATGGCGGTTACCTGCTCGGCGTGCTGCTGCTCGCGGGTGTGGTGATCGGCCTATTTGGCTGA
- a CDS encoding septation protein A, translating to MSEKATPQAEPEIKWDELRPQLIKMALELGPLVIFFIVNARADIFAATAWFMGAMVISLLASWLILKKIAVMPLVTGVVVLVFGGLTLWLQDDTFIKIKPTITNGLFAAVLLGGLVFGHSLLKYVFGDVYKLRPEGWSKLTLNWGLFFVLLAVINEVVWRGAAFYHPTDPKAATDLWVSFKTFGVMPLTILFSISQVSLLNKYAPPSEPQHIPPIVVDN from the coding sequence ATGTCTGAAAAAGCCACGCCGCAAGCCGAACCCGAGATCAAGTGGGATGAGCTGCGTCCGCAACTGATCAAGATGGCGCTGGAGCTGGGGCCGCTGGTGATCTTCTTCATCGTCAATGCGCGGGCCGACATCTTTGCCGCCACCGCCTGGTTCATGGGCGCCATGGTGATCTCGCTGCTGGCCAGCTGGCTGATCCTGAAGAAGATCGCCGTCATGCCGCTGGTCACCGGCGTTGTCGTGCTGGTCTTCGGCGGGCTGACGCTATGGCTGCAGGACGATACCTTCATCAAGATCAAGCCGACCATCACCAATGGCCTGTTCGCCGCGGTGCTGCTGGGCGGACTGGTGTTCGGGCATTCGCTGCTGAAATATGTGTTCGGTGACGTCTACAAGCTGCGGCCGGAAGGCTGGAGCAAGCTGACGCTGAACTGGGGCCTGTTCTTCGTGCTGCTGGCAGTGATCAACGAGGTGGTATGGCGCGGCGCGGCCTTTTATCACCCCACCGATCCCAAGGCGGCGACGGACCTCTGGGTTTCGTTCAAGACCTTTGGCGTGATGCCGCTGACGATCCTGTTTTCGATCAGCCAGGTCAGCCTGCTCAACAAATATGCGCCGCCCAGCGAGCCCCAGCATATCCCGCCCATCGTGGTGGATAACTGA
- a CDS encoding GNAT family N-acetyltransferase, giving the protein MTLLTGRKAGQGPIPPHKAFDVAIFHAMDVAEAEWRAFEAVAVLTPYQRFDWVKALIAAGLESEAGLAIAVIRRDGETVALLPLAIRQRFGLRVATMLGTTSSNGDWLMALPRFNPDAATLQVLLRRICQAAGGADLVTLYNQPASWQGMDNPVLALAKAPGASNTYVATIGPTPVPYIEHRLSTKRRNNITRGMRRLAESFGPLRTVRVNDLPTLEAAHQVFLEQRAARFVEMGVRNIFAEDGFVRLFRQLAPASFGQARPALCLHVLYAGEEIVATCWGAMAGNHYSQYINSTSSGPASQYSLMAILIGTVMDDLTQAGIVTMDMGLGDFAYKSEWAEREPVFHSVIALTRRGQLAAAASGLRDGLKRQIKQTPWLWTAAKRLRQLLFSLTRKS; this is encoded by the coding sequence ATGACGTTGCTGACAGGGCGCAAAGCCGGACAGGGGCCAATACCGCCCCACAAGGCGTTTGACGTCGCGATTTTCCACGCCATGGATGTGGCCGAGGCCGAATGGCGGGCGTTTGAGGCGGTTGCCGTGCTGACGCCTTATCAGCGCTTTGACTGGGTCAAGGCACTGATCGCGGCCGGCCTGGAAAGCGAGGCGGGACTGGCAATCGCCGTGATCCGCCGCGATGGCGAAACCGTGGCGCTGCTGCCCTTGGCCATAAGGCAGCGTTTCGGCTTACGCGTGGCCACCATGCTGGGCACGACGTCATCAAATGGCGACTGGCTGATGGCGCTGCCCCGGTTCAATCCCGACGCGGCGACGCTGCAGGTGCTGTTGCGGCGCATCTGCCAGGCGGCCGGGGGCGCGGACCTCGTGACGCTCTACAACCAGCCCGCCAGCTGGCAGGGCATGGACAATCCGGTGCTGGCGCTAGCCAAGGCGCCGGGCGCCTCCAACACCTATGTGGCGACCATCGGTCCCACGCCGGTGCCCTATATCGAGCACAGGCTGAGCACCAAGCGGCGCAACAATATCACCCGCGGCATGCGGCGGCTGGCGGAGAGTTTTGGCCCGCTGCGGACCGTGCGGGTCAACGATCTGCCCACGCTGGAAGCGGCGCATCAGGTGTTTCTCGAGCAGCGCGCGGCGCGCTTCGTCGAGATGGGCGTGCGCAATATCTTTGCCGAGGATGGATTTGTCCGCCTGTTCCGGCAATTGGCCCCGGCAAGCTTTGGCCAGGCCCGGCCGGCGCTGTGCCTGCATGTGCTTTATGCCGGCGAGGAGATCGTGGCCACCTGCTGGGGTGCCATGGCGGGCAATCACTATTCGCAATATATCAATTCGACCAGTTCGGGCCCGGCCTCGCAATATAGCCTGATGGCTATCCTGATCGGCACGGTGATGGATGATCTCACCCAGGCCGGGATCGTGACCATGGATATGGGGCTGGGTGACTTTGCCTATAAAAGCGAGTGGGCCGAGCGCGAACCGGTGTTTCATAGCGTCATCGCTCTGACCCGCCGGGGTCAGTTGGCCGCCGCCGCGTCGGGGCTGCGCGACGGTCTCAAGCGCCAGATCAAGCAGACGCCCTGGCTGTGGACCGCGGCCAAGCGGCTGCGCCAGCTGCTGTTCAGCCTCACCCGAAAATCCTGA
- a CDS encoding EVE domain-containing protein: MAYWLMKSEPDVFSFDDMVAKTKRGETEAWHGVRNYAARNNMRAMALGDQAFFYHSNIGKEIVGIIEIVGLAHPDDTAELNAKSEVVWECVDVAAVKPMPKPVTLASVKATPELAELELVKLSRLSVSKVSPDEWALICQMGGL; this comes from the coding sequence ATGGCCTACTGGCTGATGAAATCGGAGCCCGATGTCTTCTCGTTCGATGACATGGTCGCCAAGACCAAGCGCGGCGAGACCGAGGCCTGGCATGGCGTGCGCAACTATGCTGCCCGCAACAATATGCGGGCCATGGCCCTGGGCGACCAAGCCTTCTTCTACCATTCCAATATCGGCAAGGAGATTGTCGGCATTATCGAGATCGTCGGCCTCGCCCATCCCGATGACACGGCCGAGCTCAACGCCAAGAGCGAAGTGGTGTGGGAATGCGTCGACGTCGCCGCGGTCAAACCCATGCCCAAGCCGGTCACCCTGGCCAGTGTCAAGGCGACGCCCGAACTGGCCGAGCTTGAACTGGTCAAGCTGTCGCGCCTCTCGGTCTCCAAGGTCAGCCCCGACGAATGGGCGCTGATCTGCCAAATGGGCGGGCTCTGA
- the mtaB gene encoding tRNA (N(6)-L-threonylcarbamoyladenosine(37)-C(2))-methylthiotransferase MtaB, with protein sequence MAVETLTFGCRLNAYEATVMKAEAEKAGLDNAVLINTCAVTEEAVRQARRAVRKARRDHPAARIIVTGCAAQTQARSFGDMEEVDLVIGNNDKMQAASYAPLVFGTPLNDKVQVNDIMSVRETAGHLIEGMDGRARAFVQVQNGCDHRCTFCIIPFGRGPSRSVPMGVVVEQVKKLVANGYGEVVLTGVDITSYGPDLPGTPSLGKLVQAILRHVPDLPRLRISSIDSIEADAALYDTVASERRLMPHMHLSLQSGDDMVLKRMKRRHSRDDALAIMAKLRALRPEMVFGADIIAGFPTEDDAMFANTLAIVSEARLTHLHVFPYSPREGTPAARMPQVSQSIARERAKLLRAAGEAEFKALCASRVGRVETVLMERNGVGRTEQYLPVRVPAAQPGDLLAVRIMASRDAGLVGEAVREAA encoded by the coding sequence ATGGCCGTGGAAACGCTGACCTTTGGCTGTCGCCTCAATGCCTATGAAGCCACGGTGATGAAGGCGGAGGCCGAAAAGGCCGGGCTCGACAATGCCGTCCTCATCAATACCTGCGCTGTGACGGAGGAGGCCGTGCGTCAGGCCAGGCGGGCCGTACGCAAGGCCCGGCGGGACCATCCGGCGGCGCGCATCATCGTCACCGGTTGCGCCGCGCAGACCCAGGCGCGCAGCTTTGGCGACATGGAAGAGGTCGATCTGGTCATCGGCAACAATGACAAGATGCAGGCGGCAAGCTACGCCCCCCTGGTGTTCGGCACGCCGCTCAATGACAAGGTCCAGGTCAACGACATCATGAGCGTGCGGGAAACCGCCGGCCACCTGATCGAGGGCATGGATGGCCGCGCCCGCGCCTTCGTGCAGGTCCAGAATGGTTGCGACCACCGCTGCACCTTCTGCATCATCCCGTTCGGCCGCGGCCCGTCGCGCTCGGTGCCGATGGGCGTGGTGGTCGAACAGGTCAAGAAGCTGGTGGCCAATGGCTATGGCGAAGTGGTGCTGACCGGGGTGGATATAACCTCCTATGGCCCCGATCTGCCGGGCACGCCCAGTCTGGGCAAGCTGGTCCAGGCGATCCTGCGGCATGTGCCCGACCTGCCGCGACTGCGGATTTCCTCGATCGACAGTATCGAGGCCGACGCGGCGCTCTATGACACGGTCGCCAGCGAGCGCCGGCTGATGCCGCATATGCACCTGTCGCTGCAATCGGGCGATGACATGGTGCTCAAGCGCATGAAGCGCCGGCACAGCCGCGACGATGCGCTGGCCATCATGGCCAAGCTGCGCGCGCTGCGGCCCGAGATGGTGTTCGGGGCCGATATCATTGCCGGCTTCCCCACCGAGGATGACGCGATGTTTGCCAATACGCTGGCCATTGTCAGCGAGGCCAGGCTGACGCATCTGCACGTCTTTCCCTATTCGCCGCGAGAGGGAACGCCGGCCGCGCGCATGCCGCAGGTCAGCCAATCCATCGCCCGGGAGCGGGCGAAGCTGCTGCGGGCAGCGGGCGAGGCCGAGTTCAAGGCCCTGTGCGCCAGCCGCGTCGGCAGAGTCGAAACCGTGCTGATGGAACGCAATGGCGTGGGTCGCACCGAGCAATACCTGCCCGTCCGGGTGCCGGCTGCGCAACCGGGTGACCTGCTGGCCGTTCGGATCATGGCGAGCCGAGATGCCGGCCTTGTGGGCGAAGCGGTGCGCGAAGCTGCCTAA
- a CDS encoding YciI family protein has translation MLYAMIAKDKPGMGDKRTATRPVHLDHLHALGEKLVLAGALLDGEDKPEGSLMVVEAESLEAATAMFMADPFIKEGIFGTTEIKPWRVAINNMAKKD, from the coding sequence ATGCTCTATGCCATGATCGCCAAGGACAAGCCGGGAATGGGCGACAAGCGCACCGCGACGCGTCCTGTCCATCTCGACCACCTCCATGCCCTGGGCGAGAAACTGGTCCTGGCCGGCGCCCTGCTGGATGGCGAGGACAAGCCCGAGGGCTCACTCATGGTGGTGGAAGCCGAGAGCCTTGAAGCGGCGACGGCCATGTTCATGGCCGATCCCTTCATCAAGGAAGGCATTTTCGGCACCACCGAAATCAAGCCTTGGCGCGTCGCCATCAACAACATGGCCAAAAAGGACTGA
- the ffh gene encoding signal recognition particle protein — translation MFDSLSDRLGKIFDGLRGRGALSADDVDLALREIRRALLEADVSLEVVKAFVEQVRDRAVGAEVTRSVTPGQQVIKIVHDELVAVLGETSVAIDLNAKAPVTLLMVGLQGSGKTTTTAKIAKRLRDRQKKKVLLASLDTRRPAAMEQLRVLGEQVGVDTLPIVTSETPVEIARRAEREGRLGGYDVLILDTAGRTHIDDELMAETVSIRDIANPHEILLVVDALTGQDAINVARSFDGRLDITGIVLTRVDGDGRGGAALSMRAATGKPIKLIGTGEKMDALEDFHPSRIADRILGMGDIVSLVEKAAEHVSAEDAQKMAKKLKKGSFDLDDLRSQLIQMKKMGGMGGLMAMMPGMGQMKKAMAGANVDEKVFDRQIAIINSMTKKERAAPDLLNASRRKRIAAGAGVEVSEINKLAKQHRQMADMMKKVGKGGMGALGGMMGGKMGQMMGGMGGMPDLSKMDPAQLEQMARQAGIDPSQLKGLPGPSAPASKALPSDVGALLKSAGGPALPGFSAAPRFPGLPGLGKKK, via the coding sequence ATGTTTGACAGCTTAAGCGACCGGCTTGGCAAAATCTTTGATGGACTACGCGGCCGCGGCGCGCTGAGCGCCGACGACGTCGATCTGGCGCTGCGCGAAATCCGCCGCGCGCTGCTCGAGGCCGACGTGTCGCTCGAAGTGGTCAAGGCCTTTGTCGAACAGGTCCGCGACCGCGCCGTCGGCGCCGAGGTCACCCGTTCGGTGACCCCCGGCCAGCAGGTCATCAAGATCGTCCATGACGAGCTGGTTGCGGTGCTGGGCGAAACCAGCGTCGCCATCGACCTCAATGCCAAGGCCCCGGTGACCTTGCTGATGGTCGGCCTGCAGGGCTCGGGCAAGACCACCACCACCGCCAAGATCGCCAAGCGCCTCAGGGACCGCCAGAAGAAGAAGGTTCTGCTGGCCTCGCTCGATACCCGCCGCCCCGCTGCCATGGAGCAGCTGCGCGTGCTGGGCGAACAGGTAGGCGTCGATACGCTGCCCATCGTCACCAGCGAGACCCCGGTCGAGATCGCCCGCCGCGCCGAGCGCGAAGGTCGCCTCGGCGGCTATGACGTGCTGATCCTCGACACCGCCGGCCGCACCCATATCGATGACGAGCTGATGGCCGAGACCGTCAGCATCCGCGACATTGCCAACCCGCACGAAATCCTGCTGGTGGTTGACGCCCTCACCGGCCAGGACGCCATCAATGTGGCGCGCTCCTTTGACGGGCGCCTCGACATTACCGGCATCGTGCTGACCCGCGTCGACGGCGATGGCCGTGGCGGCGCGGCGCTCTCGATGCGCGCCGCCACCGGCAAGCCGATCAAGCTGATCGGTACCGGCGAAAAGATGGATGCGCTGGAGGATTTCCACCCCAGCCGCATTGCCGACCGCATCCTGGGCATGGGCGACATTGTCAGCCTCGTCGAAAAGGCCGCCGAACACGTCTCGGCCGAAGACGCCCAGAAGATGGCCAAGAAGCTCAAGAAGGGCTCCTTCGACCTCGACGACCTGCGCAGCCAGCTGATCCAGATGAAGAAGATGGGTGGCATGGGTGGCCTGATGGCCATGATGCCGGGCATGGGCCAGATGAAAAAGGCCATGGCCGGCGCCAATGTCGACGAGAAGGTGTTCGATCGTCAGATCGCCATCATCAATTCGATGACCAAGAAAGAGCGCGCCGCCCCCGACCTGCTCAATGCCAGCCGCCGCAAGCGCATTGCCGCCGGCGCCGGCGTTGAGGTCAGCGAAATCAACAAGCTGGCCAAGCAGCACCGCCAGATGGCCGACATGATGAAAAAGGTCGGCAAGGGTGGCATGGGCGCGCTGGGCGGCATGATGGGTGGCAAGATGGGCCAGATGATGGGTGGCATGGGCGGCATGCCCGACCTCTCCAAGATGGACCCCGCCCAGCTCGAGCAGATGGCCCGCCAGGCCGGTATCGACCCCAGCCAGCTCAAGGGCCTGCCCGGCCCTTCAGCCCCCGCATCCAAGGCGCTGCCGAGCGATGTCGGCGCCCTGCTCAAATCCGCTGGCGGACCGGCTTTGCCCGGCTTCTCCG
- a CDS encoding GNAT family N-acetyltransferase, giving the protein MDTTAAESADKVAGVARAATRPAVVPMTSVPRAAWHRLGDAAVQANGFYAADYALAAATLSHRPGLLLAHADNADRDLIGLLPVVSAWHALHLPVPALIARQAYSPLSVPLLHRDAAVTAAGALIDAAAAAGARVLSLPAMTLDGPAFAALQAAMSRRGLRTVIHNRHERAAFDATQESEPYLRAGLGGKRLKELRRLRNRLADDGAVAFAIASTPADVAAALERFLALEAMGWKGAGGTGLGQNANDAAFIRAAAAGLSVDGRIQIAELTLDAAVIASGLVIRQGPQALFFKIAYDETQARYSPGVQLTLELTHHFAADPAIALVDSTADAGHPMIDHVWRERLPIGDLLIPTMPNDPIAGAIIALMAARRTARSLAKRLLHALANPKEKRP; this is encoded by the coding sequence TTGGATACGACGGCGGCGGAGAGCGCAGACAAGGTAGCGGGCGTGGCACGCGCGGCGACGCGGCCTGCCGTGGTCCCCATGACGTCGGTGCCGCGCGCCGCCTGGCATCGGCTGGGCGATGCCGCGGTCCAGGCCAACGGCTTTTATGCTGCCGACTACGCGCTGGCGGCCGCCACGCTCAGCCACAGGCCCGGCCTGCTGCTGGCCCATGCCGACAATGCCGATCGCGACTTGATCGGCCTGCTGCCCGTGGTCTCGGCCTGGCATGCGCTGCACCTGCCGGTGCCGGCGCTGATCGCCCGTCAGGCCTATAGTCCGCTCAGCGTGCCCCTGCTGCACCGGGACGCGGCGGTCACCGCCGCCGGCGCCCTGATCGATGCAGCAGCGGCCGCTGGCGCCCGCGTGCTCTCGCTGCCGGCAATGACCCTTGACGGTCCCGCCTTTGCGGCGCTGCAGGCGGCCATGTCGCGGCGCGGCCTGCGCACTGTCATTCACAACCGGCACGAGCGCGCCGCGTTCGACGCCACGCAGGAGTCCGAGCCCTATCTGCGGGCCGGCCTGGGGGGCAAACGGCTCAAGGAATTGCGGCGCCTGCGCAACCGGCTTGCCGATGACGGTGCGGTGGCCTTTGCCATTGCCAGCACGCCGGCCGACGTGGCGGCAGCGCTGGAACGCTTTCTCGCCCTCGAAGCCATGGGCTGGAAGGGCGCCGGTGGCACCGGCCTGGGCCAGAATGCAAACGACGCAGCTTTCATCCGCGCTGCCGCCGCCGGGCTCAGCGTCGATGGGCGCATCCAGATCGCCGAACTGACCCTGGACGCCGCCGTGATTGCCTCCGGCCTGGTGATCCGCCAAGGTCCTCAGGCGCTGTTCTTCAAGATTGCCTATGACGAGACCCAGGCGCGCTATTCGCCGGGCGTGCAGCTGACGCTTGAACTGACCCACCATTTTGCCGCCGACCCGGCCATTGCCCTGGTCGATTCCACCGCCGATGCGGGCCATCCGATGATCGACCATGTCTGGCGGGAACGGCTGCCGATTGGCGATCTGCTGATCCCCACCATGCCCAATGATCCGATCGCCGGCGCCATCATCGCGCTGATGGCCGCTCGCCGCACAGCCCGCAGCCTTGCCAAGCGGCTGCTGCATGCCCTGGCCAACCCCAAGGAGAAACGTCCGTGA
- the ftsY gene encoding signal recognition particle-docking protein FtsY, with protein sequence MTDKKPGFFKRLITGEVFQPAPMPAADPRPAPLEALPEAEPVALTPDVVLPAETPEAAPESPAPAPAAAEDHVPLPGPPETTPDYVEAVEARAHAVVPAAAATNVPVEPEGWLARLASGLKRSSNQLSGSITAVFTKRKLDNATLDELEDVLIQADLGIETATSITDILRRDRFDRDVSGEDVRAVLAAEVEKVLGPVARPLVIDTVQKPFIILMIGVNGSGKTTTIGKLAQKFAGEGRSVMLAAGDTFRAAAIEQLQVWGQRTGATVVSRPAGSDASGLAFDAVTQAKAEGRDVLIIDTAGRLQNRDELMNELEKIIRVIKKVDPSAPHATVLTLDATTGQNALKQVEIFGQRAGVTGLVMTKLDGTARGGILVAIARKFGLPVHFIGVGEGVGDLQAFTAADFAQAIAGREQP encoded by the coding sequence ATGACCGACAAGAAGCCGGGTTTTTTCAAGCGCCTGATCACGGGTGAGGTGTTCCAGCCTGCGCCTATGCCCGCAGCCGATCCGCGGCCGGCTCCTTTGGAGGCGCTGCCCGAGGCCGAGCCGGTGGCGCTGACCCCCGATGTCGTCCTGCCGGCGGAAACCCCGGAAGCAGCGCCCGAGTCCCCGGCGCCGGCGCCCGCCGCCGCAGAAGACCATGTGCCTCTGCCCGGCCCGCCGGAAACCACGCCGGACTATGTCGAGGCCGTCGAGGCGCGCGCCCATGCCGTGGTGCCCGCCGCGGCGGCAACGAATGTTCCTGTCGAGCCGGAAGGCTGGCTGGCGCGCCTGGCTTCAGGGCTCAAGCGCTCCTCCAATCAGTTGAGCGGGTCGATCACGGCGGTCTTCACCAAGCGCAAGCTGGACAATGCGACGCTCGATGAGCTCGAGGATGTGCTGATCCAGGCCGATCTGGGGATCGAAACCGCCACCAGCATTACCGATATCCTGCGCCGTGACCGCTTTGACCGCGATGTCTCGGGCGAAGATGTGCGGGCCGTGCTGGCGGCCGAAGTGGAAAAGGTACTGGGCCCGGTGGCACGGCCGCTGGTGATCGACACGGTGCAAAAGCCGTTCATCATCCTGATGATCGGAGTCAATGGCTCGGGCAAGACCACCACGATCGGCAAGCTGGCGCAGAAATTTGCCGGCGAGGGCCGCTCGGTGATGCTGGCGGCGGGTGACACGTTTCGCGCCGCGGCCATCGAACAATTGCAGGTCTGGGGCCAGCGGACCGGCGCTACCGTCGTGTCCCGCCCCGCCGGGTCGGATGCGTCGGGCCTGGCCTTTGACGCGGTGACACAGGCGAAGGCTGAAGGCCGTGACGTGCTGATCATCGACACGGCCGGGCGGTTGCAGAACCGCGACGAGCTGATGAACGAGCTCGAGAAGATCATCCGGGTGATCAAGAAGGTCGATCCGAGCGCGCCCCATGCCACCGTGCTGACGCTGGACGCCACCACCGGGCAGAACGCGCTCAAGCAGGTGGAGATCTTCGGCCAGCGGGCCGGCGTCACCGGGCTGGTCATGACCAAGCTCGATGGTACCGCAAGGGGCGGCATTCTCGTCGCCATCGCCCGCAAGTTCGGCCTGCCGGTGCATTTCATCGGCGTGGGCGAAGGGGTGGGCGATCTGCAGGCCTTTACTGCCGCCGACTTCGCCCAGGCCATTGCCGGGCGCGAACAGCCCTAA
- a CDS encoding cupin-like domain-containing protein encodes MNPLLTAEPAAFETLFPDRPFRINHGLVGDARLTLPAILDLVKALPRDRIEYNSGKAAVSQDPSSTPLVDLDPEDVITQIETAGAWMVLKRVEHHPTYKALLDEVLDSVAKARGFAGVRDARFTDIQGFMFVSSPNSTTPFHLDSEDNFFVQVHGDKQFAIYDNTDRSIASEDQIEHAITKHRNLKFDDAYAGRGTVNELKPGEGVFVPYIWPHWVKTKDTYSISLAITWKTPEVKRRNHLYVANSMLRDRGFPQQAPGVSPALDGIKVAAMQTLALLAAPLRQSEGVRKLLRSLVLGKDANYYYRDKAKPKPGM; translated from the coding sequence GTGAACCCATTGCTGACCGCCGAACCGGCCGCCTTTGAAACCCTGTTCCCCGACCGGCCCTTCCGCATCAATCATGGCCTGGTGGGCGATGCGCGCCTGACGCTGCCGGCCATCCTCGACCTGGTCAAGGCCTTGCCCCGTGACCGCATCGAGTACAATTCCGGCAAGGCAGCCGTCAGCCAGGACCCCTCCTCGACGCCGCTGGTCGATCTCGACCCCGAAGACGTCATCACCCAGATCGAGACCGCCGGCGCCTGGATGGTGCTCAAGCGCGTCGAGCATCACCCCACCTACAAGGCCCTGCTCGACGAAGTGCTGGATTCGGTGGCCAAGGCCCGCGGCTTTGCCGGCGTCAGGGATGCCAGGTTCACCGATATCCAGGGCTTCATGTTTGTCTCCTCGCCCAACTCGACGACGCCGTTCCATCTCGACAGCGAGGACAATTTCTTCGTGCAGGTCCATGGCGACAAGCAGTTTGCCATCTACGACAATACCGATCGCAGCATTGCCAGCGAGGACCAGATCGAGCACGCGATCACCAAGCACCGCAACCTCAAGTTCGACGACGCCTATGCCGGCCGCGGCACGGTCAACGAACTCAAGCCGGGCGAGGGCGTCTTCGTGCCCTATATCTGGCCGCACTGGGTCAAGACCAAGGACACCTATTCGATCTCGCTGGCCATCACCTGGAAGACGCCCGAAGTGAAGCGCCGCAACCATCTCTATGTCGCCAATTCCATGCTGCGCGACCGCGGCTTTCCCCAGCAGGCGCCCGGCGTCAGCCCAGCCCTGGACGGAATCAAGGTCGCCGCCATGCAGACCCTGGCCCTGCTGGCCGCGCCGCTGCGCCAGAGCGAGGGCGTGCGCAAGCTGCTGCGCTCGCTGGTCCTGGGCAAGGACGCCAACTATTACTACCGCGACAAGGCCAAGCCCAAGCCGGGCATGTAA
- the dapF gene encoding diaminopimelate epimerase — protein MNGLGNQIIVVDMRGRADRVTPAAAIAINAMPGTKFDQIMAIHDSRTAGTVAYIDIINSDGSRAQACGNGMRCVVQALTAEQGRQAFTFETVAGILFGEEQPDGLITVDMGTPKFAWYDIPLAEEFADTRKIELQIGPIDAPVLHSPSVASMGNPQATFWVYDDVWNYALDRFGPMLENHPIFPERANISIAQVLAPDRIILRTWERGAGLTEACGTAACAAVVNGARTKRSARAATVTVPGGDLRVEWRADDHVVLTGPAEREWAGTLDPATGVWARAEVAA, from the coding sequence ATGAACGGGCTGGGCAACCAGATCATCGTGGTCGACATGCGCGGCCGCGCCGACCGCGTCACGCCCGCCGCGGCCATCGCCATCAACGCCATGCCGGGCACCAAGTTCGACCAGATCATGGCCATCCACGATTCCCGCACCGCGGGCACCGTGGCCTATATCGACATCATCAATTCGGACGGGTCGCGGGCCCAGGCCTGCGGCAATGGCATGCGTTGCGTAGTGCAGGCGCTGACCGCCGAACAGGGCCGACAGGCTTTCACCTTTGAAACCGTTGCCGGCATCCTGTTTGGCGAAGAGCAGCCCGACGGGCTGATCACCGTCGACATGGGCACGCCCAAATTTGCCTGGTACGACATTCCCCTGGCCGAGGAATTTGCCGATACGCGCAAGATCGAGCTGCAGATCGGGCCGATCGATGCGCCCGTGCTGCACTCGCCGTCGGTGGCCTCGATGGGCAATCCGCAGGCCACCTTCTGGGTCTATGACGATGTGTGGAACTATGCGCTGGACCGGTTCGGGCCCATGCTGGAAAACCATCCGATCTTCCCCGAGCGCGCCAATATCTCGATTGCGCAGGTGCTGGCGCCCGACCGGATAATCCTGCGCACCTGGGAACGCGGCGCCGGCCTCACCGAGGCCTGCGGCACGGCGGCCTGCGCGGCGGTGGTCAATGGCGCGCGCACCAAGCGCAGCGCCCGGGCCGCGACCGTCACCGTGCCCGGTGGCGATCTGCGCGTCGAATGGCGCGCCGACGACCATGTGGTGCTGACCGGCCCGGCGGAACGGGAATGGGCCGGCACGCTCGATCCCGCCACTGGCGTCTGGGCGCGCGCGGAGGTTGCGGCCTGA